The following coding sequences lie in one Gemmatimonadaceae bacterium genomic window:
- a CDS encoding O-antigen ligase family protein, with product MDTISKTTGEIPAAQLIRPSLLIFCGCAFYAVLNFKKSVNLEVFHYRVPQLILLQAALACGSALFGISMGHAAYYILTNYWKTLAVALLLIVSLRNLSDVRRMIWATALAGVLLSFISVFITHLSKQRGGAVYDANDVSTIVVMTVPLTLFAAQTTKGIWRILCIAGLVLCAETIVISGSRGAFFGIVAVGAALLLFLPGISPVKRVMYVGGIAATLAIFAPEGYWESMQSIVTNPTADYNWDAGMGRRQIAKRGIGYMMDHPFFGLGIDNFSMQEGMYSDYAKELMSRNIGVKWTAPHNSWVEAGAETGIPGLLVWVALVVGSTVPLIRLRRKMPASWARDGTPDQRFVYLATLYVPISILGFVVCATFVSFAWSDQSYVLPAIAMGIQMACVQQFGLTVGTPARRPVARGRRATLGPNAV from the coding sequence GTGGACACCATCAGCAAGACGACGGGTGAGATTCCCGCGGCGCAGTTGATTCGGCCGAGCCTCCTGATTTTTTGCGGATGCGCGTTCTACGCCGTGTTGAACTTCAAAAAATCGGTGAATCTCGAGGTCTTTCATTATCGGGTGCCGCAGCTGATTCTCTTGCAAGCAGCGCTCGCCTGCGGGTCGGCGCTCTTTGGAATCTCGATGGGGCACGCGGCGTACTACATCCTCACGAACTACTGGAAGACGCTCGCCGTCGCGCTGCTCCTCATCGTCAGCCTGCGCAATTTGAGCGACGTCCGCCGCATGATTTGGGCGACGGCGCTTGCCGGCGTCCTCCTCTCGTTCATCTCCGTCTTCATCACGCACCTCTCGAAACAACGCGGCGGCGCGGTCTACGACGCGAACGACGTCAGCACGATCGTCGTCATGACGGTGCCGTTGACGCTGTTCGCGGCGCAGACCACGAAGGGGATCTGGCGGATCTTGTGCATCGCGGGACTCGTCCTGTGCGCAGAGACGATCGTGATCTCGGGCTCGCGCGGCGCATTCTTCGGCATCGTCGCGGTCGGAGCCGCGCTCTTGCTATTCCTGCCCGGCATCTCCCCGGTGAAGCGAGTGATGTACGTCGGCGGGATCGCGGCCACGCTGGCGATCTTCGCGCCTGAAGGCTACTGGGAATCGATGCAGAGCATCGTCACGAATCCGACGGCCGACTACAACTGGGACGCCGGCATGGGCAGGCGACAGATCGCCAAGCGCGGCATCGGCTACATGATGGACCATCCCTTTTTCGGATTGGGAATCGACAATTTCTCGATGCAGGAAGGCATGTATTCCGACTACGCCAAGGAACTCATGTCTCGGAACATCGGCGTGAAGTGGACCGCGCCGCACAATTCGTGGGTGGAGGCTGGCGCGGAGACGGGAATCCCAGGCCTCCTCGTGTGGGTCGCTCTGGTGGTCGGGAGCACCGTGCCGCTGATCAGGTTGCGCCGCAAGATGCCCGCGTCGTGGGCCCGCGACGGAACACCCGATCAACGATTCGTCTACCTGGCGACGCTGTACGTTCCGATCTCGATCCTCGGATTCGTCGTCTGTGCGACCTTCGTCTCGTTTGCGTGGAGCGACCAGTCGTACGTGCTGCCGGCGATCGCGATGGGAATTCAGATGGCCTGCGTCCAGCAGTTCGGCCTCACCGTCGGAACGCCCGCGCGTCGACCAGTCGCACGAGGCAGGCGCGCCACGTTGGGACCCAACGCCGTCTAG
- the wecB gene encoding UDP-N-acetylglucosamine 2-epimerase (non-hydrolyzing): MKLLHVVGARPNFPKLAPVHRAAEAAGLEQCVVHTGQHYDDALSGSFFRDLAIRPPDVNLEVGSSSHAVQVARIMERFEPVLERYAPDWVVVYGDVNSTAAAALVASKMNVRVAHVEAGLRSYDRRMPEEINRMVTDRLADLLLVPSRDAVETLRAEGEPDEEIEFVGNVMIDSLFFALDMARRTGFRESIGLTRGSAFVVTLHRPSNVDDSSRLESIADALSQLAEQAPVIFAAHPRTAQRLAASGLSLGKTRVLEPLPYPKMLNLVEGARVVITDSGGLQEETTALGVPCLTVRENTERPITVTEGTNALVPDPRDLFDAAMRATAPVAERRPEGWDGRAAERIIEAFRARDGSARRSLDKAAAR, translated from the coding sequence ATGAAACTGCTCCACGTCGTGGGAGCGCGGCCGAATTTTCCGAAACTCGCGCCCGTTCACCGTGCTGCCGAGGCCGCGGGATTGGAGCAGTGCGTCGTTCACACGGGGCAGCACTACGACGATGCCCTCTCGGGGTCCTTCTTCCGCGACCTGGCGATTCGCCCGCCGGACGTGAACCTGGAAGTGGGCTCGTCGTCGCACGCCGTACAGGTCGCGCGGATCATGGAACGCTTCGAGCCGGTGCTCGAGCGATACGCGCCGGATTGGGTCGTGGTCTACGGCGACGTCAACTCGACGGCGGCGGCGGCGCTGGTCGCGTCGAAGATGAACGTGCGCGTCGCGCACGTGGAGGCGGGACTCCGCAGCTACGACCGACGCATGCCGGAAGAGATCAACCGCATGGTCACCGACCGGCTCGCCGACCTGCTGCTCGTTCCTTCGCGCGATGCCGTCGAGACGCTGCGCGCCGAAGGCGAGCCCGACGAGGAAATCGAGTTCGTCGGCAACGTGATGATCGATTCGCTCTTCTTCGCGCTCGACATGGCGCGCCGCACCGGCTTTCGCGAGTCGATCGGGCTGACACGCGGCTCGGCCTTCGTCGTCACGCTGCACCGGCCGTCCAACGTCGATGATTCCTCGCGCCTCGAGTCGATCGCGGACGCGTTGTCGCAGCTCGCAGAGCAGGCTCCCGTGATATTCGCCGCGCATCCGCGCACGGCGCAGCGGTTGGCCGCCTCGGGGCTGTCGCTCGGGAAGACGCGCGTGCTCGAGCCCCTGCCCTATCCAAAGATGCTCAATCTCGTGGAGGGGGCTCGCGTCGTGATCACCGACTCGGGGGGGCTGCAGGAGGAGACGACGGCGCTTGGCGTTCCGTGCCTGACCGTGCGCGAGAACACCGAGCGCCCGATCACCGTGACCGAGGGAACGAACGCGTTGGTTCCGGACCCGCGCGACCTCTTCGACGCGGCCATGCGCGCGACGGCACCGGTGGCGGAGCGCCGTCCCGAAGGGTGGGATGGGCGGGCGGCGGAACGAATCATCGAAGCGTTTCGCGCGCGCGACGGCTCGGCACGCCGGTCTCTCGACAAAGCCGCGGCGCGTTGA
- a CDS encoding glycosyltransferase has translation MTRRRMRVLHIVQNLNWGGMERVIADLVTRTDADRFELHLLCLQYLGRFAEGLDRVAQLHVAKPMSRFSMLNPRGLTATIREIAPDLVHTHSGIWYKASLAARRAGVGALVHTEHGRRNPDLWSDRLFDGAAARRTDVVVAVSQRLAEELPRALRISNAKIACIPNGIDTEQFKPIADTGAVRRELGLGASTPIVGSIGRLEPIKAYDQMVEAFSDFARRPTGRDAVLVLAGEGSTREAIAGQIRRLELEGRVHLLGWRSDIHDLLSSFSLFSMSSRSEGTSISLLEAMSMGIPPIVTDVGGNAGVLGPSLSSNLVPFGQPKAMADAWERLLAQSSVRDESARRARWRVATAFGLDAVATAYEDLYVRLVGRRAGKTDGDVSQLARAST, from the coding sequence ATGACTCGCCGACGGATGCGCGTCCTGCACATCGTTCAGAACCTCAATTGGGGCGGGATGGAGCGCGTCATCGCCGATCTGGTCACGCGAACCGACGCCGACCGCTTCGAGCTTCACCTGTTGTGCCTCCAGTACCTCGGGCGTTTCGCAGAAGGACTCGACCGGGTAGCACAGCTCCATGTTGCCAAGCCGATGTCGCGGTTCTCGATGTTGAACCCCCGCGGCCTGACCGCGACGATTCGCGAGATCGCTCCCGATCTAGTCCACACGCACAGCGGCATCTGGTACAAGGCCTCGCTCGCGGCCAGACGCGCCGGCGTGGGCGCGCTCGTTCACACGGAACACGGACGCCGGAATCCCGACCTCTGGTCGGATCGTCTGTTCGATGGTGCGGCGGCTCGGCGGACCGACGTGGTCGTCGCCGTTTCACAGCGGCTCGCGGAGGAGCTGCCGCGCGCACTCCGAATTTCGAACGCCAAGATCGCCTGCATACCGAATGGAATCGACACCGAGCAGTTCAAACCGATAGCCGACACCGGCGCTGTCCGCCGGGAGCTCGGTCTCGGCGCCTCGACGCCGATTGTCGGGAGCATCGGACGCCTCGAGCCGATCAAGGCATACGATCAGATGGTGGAGGCGTTCTCGGACTTCGCGCGCCGGCCGACCGGGCGGGATGCCGTGCTCGTTCTGGCGGGCGAAGGAAGCACGCGCGAGGCCATCGCCGGGCAGATTCGACGACTCGAGTTGGAGGGACGCGTTCACCTGCTCGGATGGAGAAGCGACATTCACGATCTTCTATCTTCGTTCTCGCTCTTCTCGATGTCGTCGCGGAGCGAAGGAACGTCCATCAGCTTGCTCGAAGCCATGAGTATGGGCATTCCGCCGATCGTCACAGACGTCGGCGGCAACGCGGGGGTCTTGGGACCGTCGCTGTCGAGCAATCTGGTACCGTTTGGGCAACCGAAGGCGATGGCCGACGCGTGGGAGCGCTTGCTCGCCCAATCGTCGGTGCGCGACGAAAGCGCGCGGCGCGCGCGCTGGCGTGTGGCGACGGCGTTTGGCCTCGACGCCGTCGCGACGGCGTACGAAGATTTGTACGTCCGGCTCGTGGGGCGGAGAGCCGGCAAGACGGACGGAGACGTGTCCCAACTCGCCAGGGCCAGCACATGA
- a CDS encoding sugar transferase: protein MRSAGAAEAKPVSRGSAVRPALFVDAERPITTTAFADVGFALGSDNEVAPRERDESVSRALNVVIAAVALVVLAPLIALIAIAIRLTSRGPVLYSQTRVGVDRRWRFARNCDRRLYDHGGRLFTMYKFRTMQVNAEADGRAVWASKADPRVTLFGRFLRGTRLDEVPQLWNVLRGDMNIVGPRPERPTIVAELRRHIPEYQQRHRVKPGITGWAQVNQSYDACIDDVRQKVQLDLEYVRRQGVMEDLRIMSMTVPVILFRKGGW from the coding sequence GTGCGGTCGGCGGGTGCTGCCGAGGCAAAGCCGGTAAGCCGAGGTAGCGCCGTTCGTCCGGCGCTCTTCGTCGACGCTGAACGCCCGATCACCACGACGGCGTTCGCCGACGTTGGATTCGCGCTTGGTTCTGACAACGAAGTCGCTCCACGTGAGCGCGACGAATCGGTGTCGCGCGCGCTGAACGTCGTCATCGCCGCCGTCGCGCTCGTGGTGCTCGCCCCGCTCATCGCGCTGATCGCGATCGCGATCAGGCTCACCTCGCGCGGACCGGTGCTCTATTCGCAGACTCGCGTGGGTGTCGACCGCCGCTGGCGCTTCGCTCGCAACTGCGACCGGCGCCTCTACGACCATGGCGGCCGTCTGTTCACGATGTACAAGTTCCGCACGATGCAGGTGAACGCAGAGGCCGACGGCCGGGCGGTCTGGGCATCCAAGGCCGATCCGCGCGTCACGCTCTTCGGTCGGTTCCTGCGCGGTACACGGCTCGACGAAGTGCCGCAGCTTTGGAACGTGTTGCGCGGCGACATGAACATCGTGGGACCGCGCCCCGAGAGACCGACGATCGTCGCCGAGCTCCGACGTCACATTCCGGAATATCAGCAACGTCACCGAGTCAAACCGGGAATCACCGGATGGGCGCAGGTCAATCAGTCGTACGACGCGTGCATCGATGACGTGCGCCAAAAGGTCCAGCTCGACCTCGAGTACGTGCGTCGCCAGGGCGTCATGGAGGACCTCCGCATCATGTCGATGACGGTTCCGGTGATCCTGTTCCGCAAGGGCGGCTGGTAA
- a CDS encoding glycosyltransferase, producing MTALAYVFLLLPVGLLAYSYAIYPALLWIGAGLRRADESMGAGLAGSPYQPTVTVVVPAYNEERQIAGAIDALLQQDYPRERSQLLIVSDASTDATDDIVRSYADRGVELLRMPVRGGKTAIENAACGVIRGEIVVNSDASIRLHRSVITNLVARLQDPTVGVASGRDVSVSARDSANSVEAGYVDYEMRLRDLETRTGGIVGASGCCYAIRTELHRLPIASDLSRDFCAPLTAKRHGFKAVSVNEALAYVPRTASLRREYVRKVRTISRGMETLYSTRQMLDPMRYGSFAWKLVSHKVCRWLVPLMGVPAAAALVVLARAHAWAAWLALFSLAVAGVAIVGALWPEGKRMPRPISIVAFAVAANVAVVHATARLLRAREDKIWEPTRRDVVAPIA from the coding sequence ATGACCGCGCTCGCCTACGTCTTCCTGCTCCTTCCCGTCGGCCTCCTGGCTTACAGCTACGCGATCTACCCGGCTCTCCTGTGGATCGGGGCCGGACTGCGTCGCGCGGACGAGAGCATGGGGGCCGGGCTGGCCGGGTCGCCGTACCAGCCGACGGTCACCGTGGTCGTACCAGCGTACAACGAAGAGCGACAAATCGCCGGTGCCATCGACGCGCTTCTCCAGCAGGACTACCCGCGTGAGCGATCCCAGTTGCTGATCGTCTCGGACGCTTCGACTGACGCGACGGACGACATCGTGCGGTCATACGCCGATCGCGGAGTCGAGCTTCTGCGAATGCCGGTCCGCGGCGGAAAGACCGCGATCGAGAACGCAGCCTGTGGTGTGATCCGAGGGGAGATCGTCGTCAACTCCGACGCCTCCATCCGGCTACACCGCAGTGTCATCACCAATCTGGTTGCTCGATTGCAGGACCCGACGGTCGGTGTCGCCTCTGGGCGCGACGTCAGTGTCTCGGCCCGCGACTCGGCCAATAGCGTTGAGGCCGGGTACGTGGACTACGAGATGCGGCTCCGGGATCTGGAGACACGCACCGGCGGCATCGTGGGCGCATCTGGTTGCTGCTATGCGATTCGAACCGAGCTCCACCGCCTTCCAATCGCCTCCGACCTGAGCCGCGATTTCTGCGCGCCGCTGACGGCGAAGCGACACGGATTCAAGGCAGTTTCAGTGAACGAAGCCCTCGCATACGTTCCGCGCACGGCGTCGCTACGACGCGAATACGTTCGAAAGGTTCGGACGATTTCGCGGGGAATGGAAACGCTGTACAGCACGCGACAAATGTTGGACCCGATGCGCTATGGCTCGTTCGCGTGGAAACTGGTGAGCCACAAGGTGTGTCGCTGGCTCGTCCCGTTGATGGGCGTTCCCGCCGCCGCAGCCCTCGTCGTACTCGCGAGGGCCCACGCCTGGGCGGCGTGGCTGGCCCTGTTTTCGCTCGCCGTTGCCGGTGTCGCGATCGTGGGCGCTCTCTGGCCCGAGGGAAAACGAATGCCGCGCCCCATAAGTATCGTGGCATTCGCAGTGGCGGCGAACGTCGCCGTCGTGCACGCGACTGCGCGGTTGTTGCGCGCACGAGAAGACAAGATCTGGGAACCGACTCGTCGCGACGTCGTCGCCCCGATCGCATGA
- a CDS encoding ATP-grasp domain-containing protein — MTPDPNVVLVTDGEQRAALAVVRSLGAAGFRVIVAAQRKTSLAGASRFAAGKIQVPSALVDPASFVTAIRSATEANNVGLLIPIADDSLLPILEAREQFRGITIPFATLDQMRRISDKGALLRIASKLGISVPEQRVVESRSTAHDVDIPSLRFPVVVKPSRSVVEIGAKRAKVGVSHAADAAELEARIASYPDGAFPLLVQQRVVGPGIGVFLLVWNGETVAVFGHRRIREHPPSGGVSVYREAILPDPELVAKSRALLDCFMWQGVAMIEYKVEASTGDPYLMEVNGRFWGSLQLAIDAGVDFPALLARVARTGEGNVGAVHAGALRPGIRSRWEWGEASHLLARVRKSREELALPADAPSLPRTLIDMFRWRRGDRLEILRLSDPAPFWRETVDWFKRR, encoded by the coding sequence GTGACGCCGGACCCCAACGTCGTCCTGGTGACCGACGGCGAACAGCGCGCGGCTCTAGCCGTCGTTCGTTCGTTGGGCGCGGCCGGGTTTCGCGTCATCGTCGCCGCGCAGCGCAAGACTTCGCTGGCCGGTGCTTCTCGATTCGCCGCCGGGAAAATCCAGGTCCCGTCAGCCCTCGTCGATCCCGCGTCATTCGTAACGGCTATTCGGTCCGCGACGGAGGCCAACAACGTCGGATTGCTGATTCCGATCGCCGACGATTCGTTGCTGCCCATTCTCGAAGCGCGCGAGCAGTTTCGCGGCATCACGATTCCCTTCGCGACGCTCGACCAAATGCGCCGCATCTCCGACAAGGGCGCGCTGTTGCGCATCGCGTCGAAGCTCGGCATTTCGGTCCCGGAACAGCGGGTGGTCGAATCTCGATCGACGGCCCACGACGTCGACATTCCCTCTCTTCGCTTTCCAGTCGTGGTCAAGCCATCGCGCTCAGTCGTGGAGATCGGCGCGAAGCGCGCGAAGGTCGGCGTGTCGCACGCCGCCGACGCCGCCGAGCTCGAAGCGCGGATCGCCTCGTATCCCGATGGGGCCTTTCCGCTTCTCGTCCAGCAACGCGTCGTCGGCCCCGGGATCGGCGTTTTTCTTCTGGTGTGGAACGGAGAGACGGTGGCCGTCTTTGGGCACCGAAGAATCCGCGAGCATCCTCCGTCGGGTGGCGTGAGCGTGTATCGAGAGGCAATTCTTCCCGATCCGGAGCTCGTCGCGAAATCGCGGGCGCTCCTCGATTGTTTCATGTGGCAGGGCGTCGCGATGATCGAGTACAAGGTCGAAGCGTCGACCGGCGATCCCTACCTCATGGAGGTAAACGGACGTTTTTGGGGATCGCTTCAGCTCGCGATCGACGCGGGAGTGGATTTTCCAGCTTTGCTCGCTCGCGTCGCGCGGACCGGAGAAGGCAACGTCGGCGCGGTTCACGCCGGCGCGCTTCGGCCGGGCATTCGTAGCCGCTGGGAATGGGGCGAGGCCAGTCATCTCCTCGCCCGAGTCAGAAAGTCGAGAGAGGAGCTTGCCCTACCGGCGGACGCTCCGTCGCTGCCGAGGACGCTGATCGACATGTTCCGTTGGCGCCGTGGAGATCGGTTGGAAATACTGCGGCTGTCGGACCCGGCGCCTTTCTGGCGCGAAACCGTGGACTGGTTCAAACGACGATGA